taataataataggcctatcaACTCAAGTTTTAATAAAGCTTTCCTGTCTGTTATTTTGCAGCTGACcgcattttcatgatttaatatTCTATTCATCCATGATAACTGCGGCATGTGCCAGCCTGGGCGGAGTGGAATCGCTAGCGATAGCATGCTTTGCACGCAAACTCTGCTGAACATATGGTGAATATTTCTAGCTCTAGCGAACTGTGAGAGAAATTATAAATTACCCCAAGCTGACATACATATAATCTTATAGTGATAAAGGATTATGATGTGGATTGTCATGTCCAAAAcccccacctccccccccccctcccgacaTTGTCTGATCTTCAACTTTTCAAACTTTGGTAAACAATGTTCATGCATGCAGCACGCAGCCAACTCTGGATCACATGAGCTACCACAAAAAACTAGCAATCATTGCAAATATGGGAAATCTTGTCAGCATtagcaagaaaaatataatactagGTAAAAACATCAAAAAGCTAATGTTAAACACACATATCTCACAAATCTGAGCCAGCAGATTGTTATTTGCACTGAGTACTATATAGATGTTATTCCCCATTGTTCGTAAAGTTTTGAGTTATTTAACTTTTAacctctgtaaaaaaaaaaatcagatttttctgTAGCTATTGCATTAGTAGAACAATTGGTGACTGGAATATTCTAAAGGCATGATGTCGCATCACATCAGGGACGAGGCTAATTTGGGGGCATCAGAATTGAGGACATCAAGAAGCCAGAAGATTTTTATGTGGATGAACATGATATAAATGATAAAGGATTTATTTAGATacaaaatttatgaatattgatttcCTTATATCATGTGTAATAACATAACTTAATTGTACCAGTCtcaatttaaaaaaggagaaagaaaaaaaactgttcTATAATCAGGACAATGAGATGCTAagtattcttttgttttattttttcaagtttaaGAATACTCAATCATAGACTGATTTTATAACTAATTGAAAAACTTTTCTCTCATTTCTTTGTTTGTAGTACACGCTTGAGACATTTACTGAGAAGAGAACAACTAAGTGGGTTCATGAACCATTCTCAGGTATGCAATTTTTTcaggatttatttattttttacatgagGAGGTACaaaactttcatattttttaatggaagtGCTTTGGTTCAGCAAACTTTCTAGTATTTTGGCAGATAAGGTAACCTTCAATTATATGGATTTGATGATTAAGATACAGCACTACCCTATTTTGACAAAGTCTTATTCAGTGGGCCTACATTTTCTTGCATCATTTCTCAATTGTATCAACACAAGTTTTGGAATGAAATTCAAAAAGATGGAAGAACTAGATATTCTATCAATGGtgattgggattttttttaataaagcacCTAAGAATGAGTATATGCTGGAaaatttgagaatcaccaaaatgataacaatttaaAAGTCTTTTTTTGCTGTGAGTCACACACACTTCGTACATAAAAATTATATGGGACATAGATATATTTGGCCCTAAcacttctttctctcttttttattgggggggggggagggggggctgtTCATAATTTGTATGTAAAAGCAACTGGAGGGCAATGGGATGTAACCTAAATAGTATGGGAATAGCTTGAAAACGAACAATGGTAATTTTTACTCTCGCAAACAACACAAGCTATCCTTTAATTCAACTGAGTGCCAATTAAAACacatatcatttattaaaagtaACTTACGTATCTTATTTTCACCATTTAGGTCAGCCCATTGATGGCCCACACAATGGGCCCGCCCCTCTTCCGTGGAACATCGCTGTCAATATCCCCAGCATGTTTCAAAACAGCATTGCAAAGGTCGAAGTACCGCATACAGCATCTGTAAAGGTAAGCTAGGAAAATGCTTGTCTTAAGtataaattttttattaaggATCAGGGGTGATATTGAATTCTATTAACATCACATCTgcattatattgttattatgtGAGCAGTTTTCTATGCAAGAATGCTTCTCcacaattgaattgaaaaatgtgCTAAATCTTCAAAATCTTGATTAAGTTGATTGATGTATAGATAGAGTGAAGGATTTGTTGATACAATTTGGCTTAAAGAAATTCAGTTTCTACAATCACCTAACCTGTTACcctaatcaattaattcatttatattatAAGCACCATTCTCGCTTTGAGGAGTAGTATTGTGATTAATGTAAAGACATACCGGGATGGCAgttaacaaacaaaaatgaaattaatcttTCTCTCATTGTCCCATTTTTTTCCTAGTATGAAGTGACAAATCCAGATTAATACCTTGCTAAAGGCATTTTTGTGTTAaggatgaaaaaatattgatgtttgAAGTCACATGCTTAGCACATTGATAcaaaatttgtatttatattttattttattttacttttcattttatgagaCTGGAAAAACTTTGTTTGGAATTCAGGAAAGAGTGGTTGTTAAAGATAACAATCTGTGGTGCTGTCCTGGACCAATCTTTTGACAAATTTACATTGTCCTTcagaattttgtttgttttaatctGTGATCCGGGTTTGATTCCGAGTCGGCTCTTTAGTAAGACACTTATTGTCATTGCCAGGTCCCTCTGAGAGGACCCAAAGCAGTTTGTCGTCAGGTTgcttactatttttttataaatcaccttttattcataaaaaagggaaacaattacaataatgggCCCAGGTTATCAGTTCTCAACTAACGTAATACAGGGCAACATAAATTGAATACAGTATAGgtatacataaacaaacataaaacaaaagataataattatttacatatcaaacgcgtcaattcaattcataacaaaattcatACTTAGAGTAATGAGAAGGGGGAAGGAGGGGATATGCTATCCCGTGGTTTAACTTAAGTTGttctgattttaaaatgagTTCATTGTACTAACATATTATGGTATTACCAACATATATAAATTATgcaattataaatatatgaatggaTAAGGTGTAAATTCACATAAGTTGGCCGAAATCTTgagtttatattttatatatataaaaggtGTTATTTTGTTCCGcaaattatatgatatattaCAGTCTGGCATACATAAATGAAACAAGAATGGTTGGAATGGGGAAGAATGAGGAAGCAAGGGctgatgaaaaagaaatggtATGGAATAGGTtgggaagaagagaagaaataggAAAAGGGGAGAAGggaatatagataaagaggtagAGAGGGGGTGTAGtataaagaaaagggaagaggaatcAGTCCTTACACCATAATAATCTGAACAGCATAATAATGACAGGAAAATTAGCAAATAATTATCTCTAGATGTCCAACAATCGTATCGGGGAAATTCAGAATGAGAGTTAGTGAAGAAGTGTCATGTCGGTCCACTGTGGTTCACTCTTTGCATTGTAGATCACGTATGATCCAATTAGTGCTAATTTACTCATTGTAAGGATAACATCTTTGTATTTCCTTGAACCGACGTGGTGTAGAATTGTCTTAATTTACTGTTTATTGTCTCTGGTAACCACCCGTCTACTTCCGACTTCAAAACATATCAGATGCGACTCATAATTCTTAGATATGATGTCCCTATTCAGTTGAACGTACCTCACCTCCTTACGTTCTCTCGCCTTACGAATATTAACGAATGCTTAAATAGCAGACAGGTAAAtaaccaccaacaccaccataaGAAAATACTCACATATCCACATGATTatcaaaatttattattatctcaaaatcaatgacatcaatttgTGACCGTTGTCCTTTATCCCTCAGCCATGTCATGACTGTCATTCTATTGGATTTCGCAGATGTCACATCTGTTATGGACGTGGAAGGGTGAGTTGAAAAAAGACGTCAAAGTAAAGCATTATGAATGTCATGAAGGTTTATCAGAGGCTGTCGTCTACAATGTCAGTATTCAATTATATAAGCTAGTTTGCATGTACATATCATAGAGAAGTTTTCAGAAACATAATTTACATTAAACAAATGttcattgaattttttaaaaatgtgatctTAGTAGGAATTATATTATGTATTCTGAAATTCTCCCATATCAAACAAACTGCAGTTATTATGCACAGATGAATTCATCCTCTCTATGTCAATTCAAAATCCAAAATCAGAAATCAGAAATATTGTCATtgtctacatgtactttattgtaaatatgaacattttgatTGGCCCATCTAATGAATGTTTCTTGCAGACCCGGTGTCATACGTGCCATGGACATGGACGTCGTCATGTCAGTCATTATGACCACCATGAGAAGAGGCACATCTCTCGCTGGGAAAGATGTTCCTTCTGTCATGGGATGGGGAGAAGAAGGTGTgtatcaaattggcaacatcatCTAGAACTGATCATTAAATGTACAGGGCTAAGTTTCAAATTGGCAGCAATGATTGATATATAAGTGCCACATGATCAAAATTTATCTTAACCACTGAatgttgaatgaaaatgaattatgaactCGGAATGTCATAAGCAAGGTAGTCCCTAAAAGagtatttattaaaacaaataaagataCAAAAATGGATAAATACAGATGAGGATTAGTCATTATTTTGCAATTATTTGAATTTCCCCCTCAGTTGTCATGATAAGATTCTAATGTTTGTGGGGGTAGATAAATGTGAATGATAAAATGCTTATTCAAtcaaatttcaacaatttttgtGACATCCAGCCAAGAGACCTATTCCAAATATCTGTGTTGACTTCCAGTCTTTGTTTTTTGAGAACTGTAAAGCAATTATAATGATTATGGATCAATTGTTTCCTCATGAAACTGTATGGGATGCTATATGTTTCAAGTAGTTATATCTTTAAAGTCAATAATCAAAGTGAATCCAATTGATTATTAGATAAaactcatttattttctttctccccAGGTGTTATACATGCCACGGTCATGGACAGATCACATGTTGCACCTGCTCTGGACGTGGAAGCCTCAAATGTTTCATCCAACTCACCGTCAATTGGTATGTTATTACTCATTTAATCCATTGACTACTGGAACCTGATGATctctgtacaaagcctatgggaatcacTCAATTCAGTAGTCAATAGGTTTAGTTCTCTTTGTATATGTGATGCTAGTGTATCTACTGATTCATCTCTCATCATATGAGTGTTGATAAATAGGGGTCCAGGATTTCATGTATGAGGAGGGTAAAGAAAgggttttaatttattttctgacaagcaaaacaaaagggGATTATCGCTCCAAAATGGAACCTATTGATCCAAAATTCTGACAAGCGATAAACAGGTTATCACTTTTAAACCAGAAGACACTCAGtaatttttttccgggggggggggggggggggtgtaccctCTGATATGTGCATCTGAATGCAATATATTGTAAGCATCATTCTTTACATCTGAATATGCGAGATAAAGTATTGACATTAACAATCAATCAAATCTGTAATTTCTGACAAATTTAAGTGGTGTTTGTCCCAATTTCATGTTCTGCATAAAGTTGAGACACTTTCCAGTTAATCATTCATATTATTGGTATTGGttactgtatttatttttgttacaaTAATGGAAAATCCATTatgtcattctattcattttttatgttggcATTTACCATTATATCTTACATTATTCTAGCCTGATATATTAtctacattttgaaatgtatatttaattCCACTTTTATATGTAGGACAAACCATCTGAATGATAACATAGTTGAACGCACTGCCTTGCCAGATGAACTCATTCGTAATGTAACAGGCCAGGTCGCATTCAAAGAGGAAAATGCAAGGGTAAGAaaacattttaacaaacattcaatttcataaaagatttccatttattgattgattttatttctttatttattcatttatgaatttgtttgttttttatttgttcttatttgttttttatttatttatttatttattcatttaatttattcattcattcgtttatttatatatttatttatttatctatttatgaatgaatgaaattgttattcattcatttaattatatcaattttgtttttcaggTCTGGCCTATCAATCACTTTCCAGACCAAGCTATCAACCAAGCATCAAAAGACCTCGTTCAACAACACTCTGGTGCATTCCAGCTTGAACGCATCCTGCAACAGGTAATCCTAGTCACTGATTGGTCAATCATGGGtcacatgatatgatatattatacaaatataccagggccctgtcttacaaagagttacgattgatccgatcaatctcaagtatatggaaattcatcaatgtcgtaatttttttgggggaaattttctcattgtcctttgaaaataaagagaagcatactgaattgtcaagaaaattgAATGTATAGAATATAagaatatacatcatttctagaaagtattttgaacaaaaatgtattttagatgttgatgttgccggctttccatagttgcaattgatcagatcaattgcaaatctttgtaagacaggccccaaATTTTAGACATTTATGGTAATTTGGGGGGATTTATGGTATAATGCATTGCattatttctctcttttgaaacaaaaaagcaGCACTATAATATACGaagaaatttgaatgaaataacatttgaaaaaatACTGACCCTTATTGTATTTCCCCCTTATATTTGCCTTCACAGCGTCACCAGGTTCGCATTATTCCTGTTGCTGAGTCCATTTGCCAGTGGAAGGACAAGAACTTTTCTTTCTTCGTCTACGGATTTGAACGTAAAGTTCATGCCCCTGATTACCCCCAGCAGTGCTGCTGCGGCTGTACCATTTTGTAAAGGGGATGATGCTCCACATGTCGACagataactttacacatttaaaTTTCCAGTATAAAGTTGTCGAATTTCCCAACTGGCCtcataaataatcatttttcaTAGGCTGGTCTTATATTTGAAAACTGATAACTAAGACATTTGCAGTAGTATTTTCCAAGATATGGTCCAGGTTTGCAGTTGTTTTGGcatcatttgaatttgaatcctCAGTTTgctgtaatatatatatatattcttggcCCTGTGTCTTAAATGATACAATGAACTGTAAAATCAACGGCAATTATATGCCTATGATAAACATTgtataaaaatgtgtaaatcaCTTGTAAATATCAATTGTATCTCTTTAAGTTACATAGCCCTGTTCAGTTTTCACATCAACAATATGATGTGAAGAGTACTGGCTTAGCTTAGATCAGTGACGTTCATTATCTGTCAATGAGTGATTTCTTTTCTACTTAATAATGGCATTTGATGAAGTGACTTAAAAGGGGACTGTCCTATCTTGAGGTTAGTGGCACAGTGGGTGGGCTGTCATAGGCTCTCGTACCAGAATATTGTCTTGGTTACATTaacattttgatgaatttaaaATGGTGTTATGAATTTTGGTAAGAATTACAATGTGACAGTTCCAGGTATGAACATCTGACCCCTTTGAGATTTGAGGATGGTTAATGGTATTCAATAAAGCTTTACAGTAGGTGATATGGTTTATAAGACAGTGAATCTTACAACTATATGTATATGATTTCTTTGGCATGTCAGAAATTAAAACAACaagaatgaaattattttctgtgaGAGACCCAGAGGACCAACAGCTTTATGTCCTCACAGAGGGATGCCATAGATAGAATGAACCAATTATCAGAGTACATGTACTAATTCATCGAGCTGCTTTGGGATTTTAGGAATATAGGACCACTTCTCAACATCTTCATTTCAACATTGTTCAGTAATGGTCATAATGTAGTGGaggcatatttcaaataaatgtttGTAGTCCTACTTAAAATACCACCATTGAAAAGAGGTAAACTCTACTTATAATAAACAAATCAGGATGTGATTGTTAATTAGTCTTTCTCAAATATTTCTGTTTCTTGAAATTCAAACCTTGTTAAACATTCAATAATCTTTTTATTAGATAGTGTTTCTTGTGCATTTAAATCAGATATATTTATACAATGCCATTAGATAtagaattttatatatttttgcaatGAATATTCCATTAGTTATAGAAATTTGTTTagattatgtacatgtagatgtgcattatatttaaaattcaacagTGTTTAATTGAATACCTTTATTTGAAGAGTTTTACATATAAACAATTTTGCTCACATTTTTCATActatttgtaattttattatatatttcatggACTGATGGATATTGGCTCATATTTAACAAAACAGCttgtatattgatattgttgttttaactctttgtgcgctggacCATGAACCCCTCTGTGCTGAATTCTTTTCAGGGAGGTAAATAATGCATTGTTTGCTTGAGCGCgaaatgcgaagttcgcacGGCACCAAGTGTGCATACGTGCGAAGTACGCATGGAAAGGGTTAATCATTCATTAAGGTCAATTTCCTAAAAACTTGTGTTGATATATGATACCATTAAATAGGTTGCTGTTTTATTCCATAACCCAAAAGCCATTCCCAATCATATTGTAGTGTACCATCCAGTTTTCCTGATTGTAAGTATGAAATTGTTCAATATGTATCAATATGTAGAAAACATTATTGAAAAGGACAAATAGAGATGTTAATCAAAGCTAAAAAGTAGATTCATTGCATTTATGCACAATGTTTATTCGGATTAAGAGTTCAAATtctcattttttgtcatttttgcatatttttttctccctggttttgattttttttttttttacattcagcaACATGTTTAATTGATAATTAAAAGATGACATAATCTAATTAATTAGAACTATTGTTCCAACTGTTGTATTGTGCTATCAGCTTTGTTTTTTCCAATTGCTATTcttcaattcatattttacatacaacatatacatgtacatacagcaACTCAATTTTCTATGATGTATCCTATGCCTGTGTTGTATTTACTCAAgtttgctgtaaaaaaaaaactaaatcttTGTGTCTTAC
This genomic interval from Lytechinus pictus isolate F3 Inbred chromosome 3, Lp3.0, whole genome shotgun sequence contains the following:
- the LOC129257266 gene encoding protein SSUH2 homolog isoform X2, which gives rise to MYTQAQGYPPQQQGGYPPPQQQGYPPPQQPGYQQPQQQPGYPPAQGYPPPQQGASGYPPPQGSYQGAPAGAGVQETDTPSYKGEIPDDDVEVNPDNPSSAAPTATAPPLEKMDQVAGYNQMDAPLPPPPPPSYDEATQPTQRAGIQQTPTLTDDEAREALVSFVAENCCYGKKAAKNLHINDLKHTAAFHYTLETFTEKRTTKWVHEPFSGQPIDGPHNGPAPLPWNIAVNIPSMFQNSIAKVEVPHTASVKPCHDCHSIGFRRCHICYGRGRTRCHTCHGHGRRHVSHYDHHEKRHISRWERCSFCHGMGRRRCYTCHGHGQITCCTCSGRGSLKCFIQLTVNWTNHLNDNIVERTALPDELIRNVTGQVAFKEENARVWPINHFPDQAINQASKDLVQQHSGAFQLERILQQRHQVRIIPVAESICQWKDKNFSFFVYGFERKVHAPDYPQQCCCGCTIL
- the LOC129257266 gene encoding protein SSUH2 homolog isoform X1, with amino-acid sequence MPDERQPMLEGGNNTMYTQAQGYPPQQQGGYPPPQQQGYPPPQQPGYQQPQQQPGYPPAQGYPPPQQGASGYPPPQGSYQGAPAGAGVQETDTPSYKGEIPDDDVEVNPDNPSSAAPTATAPPLEKMDQVAGYNQMDAPLPPPPPPSYDEATQPTQRAGIQQTPTLTDDEAREALVSFVAENCCYGKKAAKNLHINDLKHTAAFHYTLETFTEKRTTKWVHEPFSGQPIDGPHNGPAPLPWNIAVNIPSMFQNSIAKVEVPHTASVKPCHDCHSIGFRRCHICYGRGRTRCHTCHGHGRRHVSHYDHHEKRHISRWERCSFCHGMGRRRCYTCHGHGQITCCTCSGRGSLKCFIQLTVNWTNHLNDNIVERTALPDELIRNVTGQVAFKEENARVWPINHFPDQAINQASKDLVQQHSGAFQLERILQQRHQVRIIPVAESICQWKDKNFSFFVYGFERKVHAPDYPQQCCCGCTIL